The following coding sequences lie in one Rhizobium sp. ZPR4 genomic window:
- the mdcA gene encoding malonate decarboxylase subunit alpha yields the protein MRDWNTKGRDRLARLEAGQRFSAGKLVDPQHLVAFLEAILKPEDRVCLEGDNQKQADLLAKALSKVDVAKIHDLHMVQSGVVLPEHLDIFESGVARKLDFSYSGPQSARIARMMFGGQIELGAVHTYLELFARYFIDLTPQVALIAAVSADKAGNLYTGPNTEDTPTVVEATSFGKGLVIAQVGEIVDRVPRVDIPADQVHFVVDAKRPFYVEPLFTRDPAAITETQILTAMLAIKGLYAPYGVRRLNHGIGFNTAAIELLLPTYGERLGLKGKVCTNWALNPHPTLIPAIEAGWVEQIHCFGSEVGMEDYMRARPDIFFTGPDGSLRSNRAFCQTAGLYACDMFIGSTLQIDLSGNSSTVTGSRVAGFGGAPNMGSDARGRRHPSEAWLRAGGEADPAAATPALRRGRKLVVQIGETFGDGMVPMFVERLAALDLADKLQLDLAPVMVYGDDVSHIVTEEGIANLLLCRDKDEREQAIRGVAGYTEVGRARDRKMVEHLRQRKVIQRPEDLGIDPLDADRSLLAAHSIKDLMLASGGLYRPPSRFRNW from the coding sequence ATGCGAGATTGGAACACAAAGGGCCGCGACAGACTGGCACGTCTCGAAGCCGGCCAGCGCTTCTCCGCCGGCAAGCTTGTCGACCCACAGCACCTCGTCGCTTTCCTTGAAGCGATCCTGAAGCCTGAGGATCGCGTTTGCCTCGAAGGCGACAATCAGAAACAGGCCGACCTGCTGGCCAAGGCGCTGTCCAAAGTCGATGTCGCCAAGATACACGACCTGCATATGGTACAGTCGGGCGTGGTCTTGCCGGAACACCTCGATATTTTCGAAAGCGGCGTCGCCCGAAAGCTCGATTTTTCTTATTCCGGCCCGCAGTCGGCCCGCATCGCGCGCATGATGTTCGGCGGCCAGATCGAACTGGGTGCCGTTCACACCTATCTGGAACTCTTCGCCCGCTACTTCATTGATCTGACGCCACAGGTGGCGCTCATCGCCGCGGTCAGCGCGGACAAGGCGGGAAATCTCTATACCGGGCCGAATACGGAAGACACACCAACGGTCGTGGAAGCCACGAGCTTCGGCAAGGGACTGGTCATCGCCCAGGTGGGCGAGATCGTCGATCGCGTGCCGCGCGTCGACATTCCTGCCGACCAGGTTCATTTCGTGGTGGACGCTAAACGCCCCTTCTATGTGGAACCGCTGTTCACGCGCGATCCGGCGGCCATTACCGAAACGCAAATCCTGACGGCAATGCTGGCCATCAAGGGACTGTATGCGCCCTATGGCGTGCGCCGCCTGAACCATGGCATCGGCTTCAATACCGCGGCCATCGAGTTGCTGCTGCCGACCTACGGCGAACGGCTGGGATTGAAGGGCAAGGTCTGCACGAACTGGGCGCTGAACCCTCACCCCACTCTGATCCCCGCCATCGAAGCCGGATGGGTGGAGCAGATCCATTGCTTCGGATCCGAAGTGGGCATGGAAGACTATATGCGGGCTCGCCCCGACATTTTTTTCACCGGGCCTGACGGCTCACTGCGTTCCAACCGCGCCTTCTGCCAGACCGCCGGGCTCTATGCCTGCGACATGTTCATCGGCTCGACCTTGCAGATCGACCTTTCCGGCAACAGTTCGACCGTGACCGGCAGCAGGGTCGCCGGCTTCGGCGGTGCCCCCAATATGGGATCGGATGCGCGAGGTCGGCGCCATCCGAGCGAAGCCTGGCTGCGTGCGGGCGGGGAAGCCGACCCTGCCGCCGCCACCCCTGCCCTGCGTCGCGGACGCAAACTGGTCGTCCAGATCGGCGAAACCTTCGGCGATGGCATGGTGCCGATGTTCGTCGAACGTCTGGCCGCCCTGGACCTGGCCGACAAGCTGCAGCTCGATCTGGCTCCCGTGATGGTTTACGGTGACGACGTCAGCCACATCGTGACGGAAGAAGGGATCGCCAATCTGTTGCTGTGCCGTGACAAGGACGAGCGGGAGCAAGCGATCCGCGGCGTGGCAGGCTACACCGAGGTCGGCCGCGCCCGGGACCGCAAGATGGTGGAACACCTACGTCAGCGCAAAGTCATCCAGCGTCCCGAAGATCTTGGAATCGATCCCTTGGATGCCGATCGCAGCCTGCTGGCTGCGCACTCCATCAAGGATCTGATGCTCGCCTCCGGCGGCCTGTATAGGCCGCCTTCCCGGTTCCGCAATTGGTAA
- the madL gene encoding malonate transporter subunit MadL encodes MVISGVAMLALCTLLGSILGDLLGIALGVKANVGGVGIAMILLIATRLWLSRRGLLTLPLKLGVEFWGALYIPIVVAMAAQQNVLVAARSGPLVLIAGIVTVFVCFATVALMSRIGERGETMDEIEAKARGELAASVNPV; translated from the coding sequence ATGGTGATCTCCGGCGTCGCAATGCTTGCTCTTTGTACCCTCTTGGGGAGTATCCTCGGCGACCTCCTGGGGATAGCGCTTGGTGTGAAGGCGAATGTCGGCGGCGTCGGCATAGCCATGATCCTGCTCATTGCCACGCGGCTATGGCTGAGCAGGCGAGGCCTGTTGACGCTGCCGCTCAAACTCGGTGTCGAGTTCTGGGGCGCCCTCTACATTCCGATCGTCGTTGCCATGGCCGCGCAACAGAATGTGCTGGTGGCTGCGCGCAGCGGTCCGCTGGTGCTGATTGCCGGGATCGTGACCGTTTTCGTTTGCTTCGCAACCGTCGCACTGATGAGCCGTATCGGCGAGAGAGGCGAAACGATGGATGAGATTGAAGCAAAGGCCAGAGGTGAGCTTGCCGCCTCGGTCAATCCGGTCTGA
- the madM gene encoding malonate transporter subunit MadM translates to MEILKHGLTANNLLAAFAIVGLVMWLSNAISKYVLFGRVHGSAIAIVLGLAAAFAAGLWTGGEKGVVDIPILSGIGLMGGAMLRDFAIVATAFEVDVAQARKAGAVGALALGLGTLLPFIVGSLLAVAFGYTDAVSITTIGAGAVTYIVGPVTGAALGASSAVIALSIATGVFKAVLVMVGTPIVARAIGLDNPRSAMVFGGLMGTVSGVSGGLAATDRRLVPYGALTATFHTGLGCLVAPSILYLAVRAIAGG, encoded by the coding sequence ATGGAGATTCTGAAACACGGCTTGACCGCCAACAACCTGCTCGCCGCATTTGCGATCGTTGGATTGGTCATGTGGCTGTCCAATGCCATCTCGAAATATGTCCTGTTTGGCCGCGTCCACGGCTCGGCCATCGCAATCGTCCTGGGGCTTGCTGCGGCCTTTGCTGCAGGTCTGTGGACGGGAGGCGAGAAGGGGGTGGTGGATATTCCAATCCTCAGTGGCATCGGCCTGATGGGTGGGGCCATGCTGCGTGATTTCGCCATCGTCGCCACGGCCTTTGAAGTGGACGTTGCGCAGGCTCGCAAGGCTGGCGCTGTCGGTGCACTGGCCCTGGGCCTCGGCACGCTGCTCCCGTTCATCGTCGGCTCGTTGCTCGCCGTCGCTTTCGGTTACACGGATGCCGTATCCATAACGACGATCGGTGCCGGTGCCGTTACCTACATTGTGGGACCTGTGACGGGTGCCGCTCTGGGCGCAAGCTCGGCCGTGATCGCGCTGTCGATTGCGACCGGTGTTTTCAAGGCAGTCCTTGTCATGGTTGGAACTCCGATCGTCGCCAGAGCGATCGGTCTCGACAATCCTCGCAGCGCCATGGTGTTCGGCGGCCTGATGGGAACCGTCAGCGGCGTGTCGGGCGGCTTGGCGGCAACCGATCGCCGTCTCGTTCCCTATGGCGCACTGACGGCAACGTTTCATACGGGGCTGGGCTGCCTCGTTGCGCCTTCGATCCTTTACCTTGCCGTGCGAGCGATCGCAGGAGGCTGA
- a CDS encoding GntR family transcriptional regulator has translation MPAKSEARFEMTEFDEAGSIGQRIKLVLMDEISSGAIRPGTSLDEATLSSRFGASRTPVRDALRQLEAIGLVEIRPRRGATVLPLTLPRLMEMFEVTAEMECMCVRLATHRITGVERAVLAEIHEASALAAKSDDFEQYDKLNLSFHETLYRGAHNEFLFDELMRLRARLLPFRRTQLRQPKRLTASFLEHEAILRAMMRGDAAEAALVMREHMLNAALALARYMEIGEGAE, from the coding sequence TTGCCCGCCAAATCGGAAGCAAGGTTTGAAATGACGGAATTTGACGAAGCAGGATCGATCGGTCAGCGCATTAAATTGGTGCTGATGGACGAGATTTCCTCCGGTGCCATAAGGCCTGGCACAAGTTTGGACGAAGCAACGCTCAGCAGCCGTTTTGGTGCTTCTCGCACGCCGGTGAGGGACGCTCTACGTCAGCTGGAGGCGATCGGCCTGGTCGAAATCCGGCCGCGACGCGGTGCAACGGTCCTGCCGCTGACCTTGCCGCGGCTGATGGAGATGTTCGAAGTGACCGCAGAGATGGAATGCATGTGCGTCCGTCTGGCAACCCATCGGATAACAGGCGTGGAACGCGCGGTTCTGGCCGAAATTCATGAGGCTTCCGCGCTAGCTGCGAAGTCAGACGATTTCGAACAGTATGACAAGCTCAATTTGTCCTTCCACGAAACGTTGTACCGTGGTGCGCATAACGAGTTTCTGTTTGATGAATTGATGAGGCTGCGTGCAAGGCTCCTGCCATTCCGCAGGACTCAGCTGCGCCAACCGAAGCGATTGACAGCGTCATTCCTTGAGCACGAGGCGATCCTGCGAGCCATGATGCGCGGCGATGCAGCGGAAGCGGCCCTGGTCATGCGCGAGCACATGCTGAATGCGGCTTTGGCATTGGCGCGCTATATGGAAATCGGCGAGGGAGCCGAATGA
- a CDS encoding HAMP domain-containing sensor histidine kinase produces the protein MPKLFWKFFTIIWLTLAATVGVVIVTVKLIQAVPFARELEQDRRTLLVNLAANILIEDGEDAARRFVFTSEKTQPVGLSLSTTANANACPQENATDTRSVLKDGSCYRIFAATPMSFTFENLAPILPWLTILISSTIAAGALARYLIRPVVHLRNGLSALANGRFDFRIGDKMAGRTDEVTALAHDFDASAARLQELQDAQQQLFHDVSHELRSPLSRLQAVVGVLRQSPAKLDAMLDRMDREVERLDVLVGEILTLARLTATSSMPLKTQSLDVIELLNEILGDAAFEAQARDVSITTSIGGSFPAEVEGELIYRALENVVRNAVKYTDVHSRIAVLCEIKDDLLNIRVADQGPGVRRDELERIFQPFSRGNDAVTGDGYGLGLAITRQAIERHGGRVFATLPAASGLTITLEIPRKPTNHSRLGSGSDAAQPVKIN, from the coding sequence ATGCCAAAACTCTTCTGGAAGTTCTTCACGATTATCTGGCTGACGCTCGCAGCAACCGTGGGCGTCGTCATAGTTACAGTCAAGCTCATTCAGGCAGTCCCCTTCGCGCGTGAGCTGGAACAGGACAGGCGGACGCTCCTCGTCAACCTTGCTGCAAACATCCTGATCGAGGATGGCGAGGACGCCGCCAGACGTTTCGTGTTCACGAGCGAAAAAACACAACCGGTTGGCCTTTCCTTGTCGACGACCGCCAACGCCAATGCATGCCCCCAGGAGAACGCGACGGATACACGATCGGTCTTGAAGGACGGGAGTTGCTACCGAATTTTCGCGGCGACGCCGATGAGTTTCACCTTTGAAAACCTTGCTCCCATATTGCCATGGCTCACGATCCTGATTTCGAGCACGATTGCGGCAGGTGCGCTTGCCCGATATCTCATCCGCCCTGTCGTGCATCTGCGAAACGGCCTGAGCGCGCTTGCAAATGGCCGCTTCGACTTCCGCATCGGCGACAAGATGGCGGGACGAACGGACGAAGTCACGGCGCTCGCGCACGACTTTGATGCCAGCGCCGCGCGATTGCAAGAGCTTCAGGATGCACAGCAGCAGCTGTTTCACGATGTGTCTCACGAATTGCGCTCGCCATTGTCCCGCCTGCAGGCCGTCGTGGGCGTCCTGCGGCAAAGCCCGGCTAAACTCGATGCCATGCTGGACCGTATGGACCGCGAGGTCGAGCGCCTTGATGTGCTGGTGGGTGAAATCCTGACACTTGCCCGGCTGACCGCCACCTCAAGCATGCCGTTGAAAACCCAATCCCTCGATGTCATCGAACTCCTGAACGAAATCCTGGGCGATGCAGCATTCGAGGCGCAGGCACGGGATGTTTCGATCACCACCAGCATCGGCGGCTCATTCCCGGCGGAAGTCGAGGGGGAGTTGATCTACAGGGCGCTGGAAAACGTCGTGCGAAACGCCGTCAAATACACGGATGTCCACTCACGCATCGCCGTGCTTTGCGAGATAAAGGACGATCTCCTCAATATTCGCGTCGCCGATCAGGGGCCGGGTGTCAGGCGAGATGAGCTGGAGCGCATCTTTCAACCCTTTTCACGCGGCAACGATGCCGTGACCGGGGACGGATATGGGCTTGGTCTGGCAATCACCCGGCAGGCGATCGAGCGTCATGGCGGTCGCGTGTTTGCGACGCTGCCTGCTGCCAGCGGCCTTACCATCACACTCGAAATACCTCGAAAGCCGACGAACCACAGCAGACTGGGAAGCGGTTCGGATGCTGCTCAGCCCGTCAAAATCAACTAG
- a CDS encoding response regulator, producing the protein MSKVLLIDDDVELTMLLQEYLTEEGYDVATDTDGRAAIAAAAANTVDIIVLDIMMPRMNGIEVLQRIRKLSQIPVLMLTARGDDIDRISGLNLGADDYVPKPCSPGELAARLRAILRRTHQPAGASIDAVKAGRLVIHPGKRSAEWCGEPLELTGTEFGLLEVLARNAGQLVSKQDISKQAFGKPLTPFDRRIDVHISSVRQKLGLREDGQSWIQSVRGLGYQLLVD; encoded by the coding sequence ATGAGCAAGGTTCTTCTTATCGACGATGATGTCGAGCTCACGATGCTTTTGCAGGAATATCTCACCGAGGAAGGATATGACGTCGCAACCGACACGGATGGGCGGGCGGCCATTGCCGCCGCCGCCGCAAATACCGTCGACATCATCGTCCTCGACATTATGATGCCCCGGATGAACGGGATCGAAGTCCTGCAGAGAATCCGCAAGCTCAGCCAGATCCCCGTACTGATGCTGACGGCAAGAGGCGACGACATCGACAGGATATCCGGCCTGAACCTTGGTGCCGACGATTATGTTCCGAAGCCCTGTTCGCCGGGTGAACTTGCGGCGAGGCTGCGGGCGATCTTGCGCCGGACGCACCAGCCGGCGGGCGCGTCGATTGACGCCGTAAAAGCAGGTCGGCTCGTGATCCATCCGGGCAAAAGAAGCGCCGAATGGTGCGGCGAGCCGCTGGAACTGACCGGCACGGAGTTCGGCCTACTGGAAGTCCTTGCTCGCAACGCCGGCCAGCTGGTATCAAAGCAGGACATTTCCAAACAGGCGTTCGGAAAGCCGCTTACGCCCTTCGATCGCCGCATCGATGTTCATATCAGCAGTGTTCGTCAGAAGCTTGGCCTGCGAGAAGACGGGCAATCCTGGATCCAGTCCGTGCGAGGCTTGGGCTATCAACTGCTCGTGGATTGA
- a CDS encoding efflux RND transporter periplasmic adaptor subunit, translated as MSGTARNALLKKPSVRFAAAFVAAMLLLSLPFRNAAAEQAAAPALTVSLATPELRSWPETVPASGWLKSWQDAIIASETSGLRITDVLVDVGSVVKKGQTLVRLSQDSVLAELRKQEAAVATAKASLAKATANADRARQLRTSGALSAEKITEYFADEQTATASLASEEAALDSEKIKLGQTTITAVDDGLITSRSADLGAVVSTGTELFRMVRQQRVEWQAEVSARYLPSISEGLKAIINGPDGRTIEGRVRLVGPSVSTDTSRAIIYVALPTDMQPRIGFYVTGSIELRMMPAVTVPETAIVFRDGLSYVFAAGNDSRVRRIRVETGRRNNGEVEIVSGLDRSAKVVTSGGAFLSDNDLVKIAETN; from the coding sequence CTGTCAGGAACCGCAAGGAATGCATTGTTGAAAAAGCCGTCCGTAAGATTCGCAGCTGCGTTCGTCGCGGCTATGCTTCTCCTTTCCCTTCCCTTCCGAAATGCCGCAGCAGAACAGGCCGCAGCGCCCGCTCTTACCGTTTCCCTGGCTACACCAGAGCTGCGGAGCTGGCCTGAAACTGTCCCGGCGAGCGGCTGGCTGAAATCATGGCAGGACGCAATCATAGCTTCGGAAACGAGTGGCCTGCGCATCACGGACGTCCTGGTCGATGTCGGATCCGTGGTGAAGAAGGGACAGACGCTGGTGCGGCTATCGCAGGACAGTGTTCTGGCCGAGCTTCGCAAACAGGAAGCTGCTGTAGCGACGGCCAAGGCTAGTCTTGCCAAAGCCACGGCCAACGCAGATCGGGCGCGACAGCTTCGCACCTCCGGTGCCTTGTCCGCCGAGAAAATCACCGAATATTTTGCCGACGAGCAGACCGCAACCGCAAGCCTCGCATCCGAGGAGGCGGCGCTCGACAGCGAAAAGATCAAGCTTGGGCAAACGACGATTACGGCCGTGGACGACGGCTTGATAACCTCGCGTTCAGCCGACCTTGGAGCGGTCGTCTCCACCGGCACAGAGTTGTTTCGCATGGTTCGCCAGCAGCGTGTCGAATGGCAGGCGGAAGTGTCGGCACGCTACCTTCCGAGCATTTCGGAAGGTTTGAAAGCCATCATCAACGGCCCTGACGGCCGCACGATTGAGGGCAGGGTGCGGCTGGTCGGGCCGTCGGTGAGTACAGATACCAGCCGCGCCATCATCTATGTCGCGCTGCCCACAGATATGCAGCCGCGGATCGGATTCTACGTCACAGGCAGCATAGAGCTGCGGATGATGCCGGCCGTGACCGTTCCCGAAACGGCGATCGTTTTCCGCGATGGGCTCAGTTACGTCTTCGCGGCCGGCAACGACAGCCGGGTGCGACGGATACGGGTGGAAACAGGTCGCCGCAACAATGGCGAGGTCGAGATCGTGTCCGGCCTGGACCGGTCTGCAAAGGTCGTAACGTCGGGCGGCGCATTCCTGTCGGACAATGATCTTGTCAAGATTGCGGAGACGAACTGA
- a CDS encoding efflux RND transporter permease subunit, translating to MNFSAWSIRNPVPAILLFVMLGFGGLWAFKQLAIQNFPDMDLPTINISATLDGAAPTQLETEVARTIEDSLATLSYLDHITTTITDGTVSIKVSFKLDKDSEAALNEVRNAVDSVKADLPAQMETPSVTKSTVQSSALVTYAVRSTNLNETELSWFIDNDLTKALLSVSGVGQVNRIGGVDREVHVDLDPSTMASLGVTAATVSSQLKAVQADTSGGLGEIGEARQTLRTLGNLPSVEALQALRIPLANGQAARLDDIASVGDSFASRTSMAYLDGKPVVAVEIKRSKGFSDSGVAAAVDMAMKKFAAAHSNVQIDQAYSTIGPIMENYHGSMHMLYEGAILAIIVVWIFLRDWRATILSAVALPLSVIPTFLAMYFAGFSLNIITLLALSLVVGILVDDAIVEIENIARHLQMGKRPIDAAMEAANEIGLAVIATTFTLVAVFLPTAFMGGIPGLLFRQFGITAAVAVLASLVVARLLTPMMAAYFMKAYPSEEKDGRIMRTYMRVAKAALNYRKTTVAITVVIVALSLSTIPFLKSGFLPASDDARTQITLTMQPGSTIQQTAAMTRKAADIVGVLPDVTHVFSSVGSSSSGGGIDSSSTSDVASSTIVVVLTPISERDRKQSEIENDIRQALSVLPGVRVEVGSGGNGTKLDITLAGDDAGVLDSASTALEEQLRTLRGIGAVTSTAARQAPEIQITPDFARAAAFGITSNAIASAVRVATNGEYSSDLPKLTLPQRQIPIVVRFSPETRTNLDDIKNMRVVGTNGSVDLGSIADIRIGGSPSEIDRIDRMRNVTVSVELNGRILGDVNREAQALPALRHLPQGVTLVEQGELQRSSELFQSFGLAMTIGVFCIYAVLVLLFHDFLQPLTLLMALPLSLGGALLPLVMTGTSFSMAAVIGLLMLMGVVTKNSILLIEYAIMSRRQGMSRFDALIDACHKRARPIVMTTVAMASGMLPVALSLTGGDSSFRQPMAIVVIGGVTMSTLLSLIVIPVIFTFVDDLETVLKRLLRRIGLSPESATEAPAPVDRGAVAFRPDHARRGHGHG from the coding sequence ATGAATTTTTCAGCATGGTCCATTCGCAATCCCGTGCCGGCGATTTTGCTGTTCGTGATGCTTGGCTTCGGCGGGCTCTGGGCATTCAAGCAGCTGGCGATCCAGAACTTCCCGGACATGGATCTTCCGACCATAAATATCTCCGCTACGCTCGATGGTGCTGCACCGACGCAGCTCGAAACGGAAGTTGCACGTACCATCGAAGACAGTCTTGCCACGCTGAGCTATCTTGATCACATCACGACGACGATCACGGATGGCACCGTGTCGATCAAGGTCTCCTTCAAACTGGACAAGGATAGCGAGGCGGCTCTCAACGAGGTTCGCAATGCCGTCGATAGCGTCAAAGCCGACTTGCCGGCACAAATGGAGACGCCGAGTGTCACCAAGAGTACCGTCCAAAGCTCCGCGCTCGTCACCTATGCGGTCCGCTCGACCAATCTTAACGAGACCGAGTTGTCCTGGTTCATCGACAACGATCTGACCAAGGCCTTGCTGTCCGTGTCGGGTGTCGGTCAGGTCAACCGTATTGGCGGCGTCGATCGCGAGGTGCATGTTGATCTCGATCCGTCGACCATGGCATCGCTCGGGGTCACCGCGGCAACCGTGTCCTCGCAGCTCAAAGCCGTGCAGGCCGATACGTCGGGCGGCCTTGGTGAAATCGGGGAGGCGCGGCAGACATTGCGCACCCTTGGAAACCTGCCGTCCGTCGAAGCGCTGCAGGCACTTAGAATCCCGCTGGCAAACGGGCAAGCCGCGCGTCTCGACGATATCGCATCGGTCGGGGACAGTTTTGCGTCTCGAACGTCGATGGCCTATCTCGATGGCAAACCGGTGGTGGCGGTTGAGATCAAGCGCTCGAAAGGCTTTTCGGACAGCGGGGTCGCCGCAGCTGTCGATATGGCGATGAAGAAATTCGCTGCAGCACATTCCAATGTGCAAATCGATCAGGCCTATAGCACGATCGGACCGATCATGGAGAACTACCATGGTTCGATGCATATGCTCTACGAGGGTGCCATCCTCGCCATCATCGTTGTCTGGATCTTCCTTCGGGACTGGCGTGCGACAATTCTGTCGGCGGTGGCGCTGCCTTTGTCGGTAATCCCGACATTTCTCGCCATGTATTTTGCCGGTTTCAGTCTCAACATCATCACGCTGCTTGCCCTGTCACTGGTGGTTGGCATCCTCGTGGATGATGCCATCGTCGAAATCGAAAATATTGCGCGCCACCTGCAGATGGGCAAGCGGCCGATCGATGCCGCGATGGAGGCGGCCAATGAAATTGGCCTCGCCGTCATTGCGACCACCTTCACGCTTGTTGCGGTCTTCCTGCCGACGGCTTTCATGGGTGGTATTCCGGGGCTTCTGTTCCGGCAGTTCGGGATTACCGCTGCGGTCGCAGTCCTTGCCTCGCTTGTGGTTGCTCGTCTGCTGACACCCATGATGGCAGCTTATTTCATGAAGGCTTATCCGTCTGAGGAGAAGGATGGCCGTATCATGCGTACCTATATGAGGGTCGCGAAGGCTGCCTTGAACTACAGGAAGACCACGGTTGCGATAACGGTTGTCATCGTGGCGCTTTCACTTTCCACCATTCCCTTCCTGAAGTCCGGTTTCCTGCCTGCTTCGGATGATGCTCGCACGCAGATCACGCTTACGATGCAACCTGGCTCCACCATTCAGCAGACCGCTGCAATGACCCGTAAGGCCGCCGATATTGTCGGCGTGCTGCCTGATGTCACGCATGTCTTCTCCTCGGTTGGTTCTTCATCGTCCGGTGGCGGGATCGACAGCAGTTCCACGAGCGATGTTGCCTCCTCGACGATCGTGGTCGTCCTGACGCCGATCTCGGAGCGGGATCGAAAGCAGTCGGAGATCGAAAACGACATTCGGCAGGCACTATCGGTCCTTCCGGGAGTACGTGTGGAGGTCGGCAGTGGTGGCAATGGCACCAAGCTCGACATCACTCTTGCCGGTGATGACGCTGGCGTACTCGACAGCGCAAGCACGGCGCTGGAGGAGCAGCTTCGCACGCTTCGGGGGATTGGAGCGGTTACATCGACGGCGGCCAGACAAGCACCTGAAATCCAGATCACGCCCGATTTTGCGCGAGCCGCAGCGTTCGGCATAACGTCGAACGCGATTGCCAGCGCCGTGCGCGTGGCGACGAACGGCGAATATTCCTCCGATCTGCCAAAGCTCACCTTGCCGCAGCGCCAGATCCCGATCGTCGTACGCTTCTCGCCGGAAACGCGCACCAATCTCGATGACATCAAGAATATGCGGGTGGTCGGAACGAATGGCAGCGTCGATCTCGGATCGATTGCTGATATCCGCATCGGTGGCAGCCCCTCGGAGATCGACCGGATCGACCGTATGCGCAATGTCACCGTTTCCGTCGAACTCAACGGCCGTATTCTCGGCGACGTCAACCGCGAGGCGCAGGCATTGCCGGCGCTCCGGCACCTGCCGCAGGGCGTCACGCTGGTGGAGCAGGGGGAATTGCAGCGCAGTTCGGAGCTGTTCCAGAGCTTCGGCCTTGCCATGACGATCGGCGTGTTCTGTATCTATGCCGTCCTCGTCCTGTTGTTCCACGATTTTCTGCAGCCGCTCACGCTTCTGATGGCCTTGCCGCTCTCGCTCGGAGGTGCGCTGTTGCCGCTGGTCATGACGGGAACGAGCTTCTCGATGGCGGCCGTCATCGGGCTGCTTATGCTGATGGGCGTGGTGACGAAGAATTCCATCCTGCTGATCGAATATGCGATCATGTCGCGACGGCAAGGCATGTCCAGGTTCGACGCGCTTATCGATGCATGTCACAAGCGCGCGCGGCCGATCGTCATGACCACCGTTGCCATGGCGTCGGGCATGCTTCCCGTCGCCCTCAGCCTGACGGGTGGCGATTCAAGCTTCCGTCAGCCGATGGCGATCGTCGTGATCGGCGGCGTGACGATGTCGACGCTGCTCAGCCTCATCGTCATCCCCGTCATTTTCACCTTCGTCGATGACCTGGAAACAGTCCTGAAGCGGCTCCTGCGTCGGATCGGCCTGTCCCCCGAAAGTGCCACAGAAGCTCCTGCGCCCGTGGACCGTGGAGCCGTTGCATTCCGGCCCGATCATGCACGCCGAGGACATGGTCATGGCTGA
- a CDS encoding response regulator transcription factor, whose protein sequence is MNLTIVPDILVVDNDDKIRHLLSEHLGDQGFRVRTVSNLHGCREILARCPPDLIILEVMLPDGSGLDLCRDLQNHHSRVPVILLTVLKEDIDRILGLEIGADDYLCKPFNPRELTARIRAVLRRMNFRTPSESQTKCFRFADIILDPQRSRVTRSNGDAITLTGAEFDLLKAFLERSGRLLSRDQLLDLTQRRDRDPADRSIDVLISRLRRKLGETVDEPIFRTIRNGGYQLAVAVTTVESDFEPEAVI, encoded by the coding sequence ATGAATTTAACGATCGTCCCCGATATCTTGGTCGTTGATAACGACGACAAGATTCGCCACCTTCTGAGCGAACATCTTGGCGACCAAGGCTTCCGCGTCAGGACGGTAAGCAATCTTCATGGCTGCAGGGAGATTCTTGCTCGGTGTCCTCCCGATCTCATAATTTTGGAGGTCATGCTACCGGACGGATCGGGTCTCGATCTCTGCCGCGATTTGCAGAACCATCACAGTCGGGTTCCCGTCATTTTGTTGACAGTGCTGAAGGAGGACATCGATCGTATCCTCGGCCTCGAGATCGGCGCCGACGATTATCTCTGCAAGCCGTTCAATCCTCGCGAGCTGACTGCGCGGATCCGGGCTGTCTTGCGTCGCATGAATTTTAGAACGCCATCAGAGTCTCAGACGAAATGCTTTCGCTTTGCGGACATTATACTTGATCCGCAGCGTAGCCGGGTAACAAGGAGCAATGGCGACGCGATCACGCTGACTGGCGCCGAATTTGATCTTCTCAAGGCATTTCTGGAGCGATCCGGCCGATTGCTGTCGCGTGATCAACTGCTTGACCTGACACAGAGGCGTGACCGCGATCCGGCCGATCGCTCGATCGATGTTCTCATCAGCCGGCTGCGTCGCAAGCTTGGCGAAACAGTTGACGAGCCGATATTCAGAACGATCCGCAATGGCGGTTATCAGCTTGCGGTCGCGGTCACCACGGTCGAGTCAGATTTTGAACCTGAGGCTGTCATTTGA